The segment CTAAACGAGCAATCTTTTTATGTTCAAGTGTAGTagtttacataaaaattatGGATTATCATATAAAAGTATCAAATTGTTTTTTCAAGTCTTCTAAGTCATTACAAGGTCAAATAAATGTGAACATAACTTGTTCCCCTCAGTATTTTATAACATTCGTGGGATACATTTTCCTCGAGATATTAAAATGCAACATCCAGTATAAAACAAATTAAGCTAGTACAGACATTTATTAACTTAgcgatatttttacatttatctgaCATAAATGACCCAACCAAtaatcaattatatgtatacaaaacaatatttataaatttgtgACAATTATAAACGTCAGCATAACTGttttatcataaaaattatGGTCACCTATTCTTATAAAATGCTTCTATTTCGAAATGTATCATGTTGTTTTATTTATGTACACTAAGTATCCCTTTGAAGATAAAATTCCCCGACACTTCACATGAATTTGGTATCTTGTAACCCAGTGTAACCTGGCATTACCGTTAActattttgtttaattcttcTTCGGAAAGAATTTCTATaaacgagaaaaaaaatatttacagtaCATGTCTATAAAATTTGGCTtctaaacaacaacaacaacttaCGATCAGGATCATTATGCGTTAATAATTGCACATAATTTTCTTGCGTGAATGTTTGCAAAGCTGGTGGAACAACGCAACATGTAGCTAAAGTAATTTGTACAATGTTTGGCTTTACCTGTGCAAAtagaaaaattatgtaaaatccaTATGTAAAATATTGTGTAAGTATTCATAAAGAAAGTAGTAATTGCCAGAATCTTACATTTGCCCATTGAAACAAGTCAATAAATAGGTTTGTACTAACATCGCTTAAACCAACACTCGATAATTTACCAAGTCCAACATATTCCTCTACTCCAACCCACAACTGTTTCAAGGATGATAACAAATCTTCTTTGCCTGAATAGGCAATTACTAAAGAATCGATTGCATTTGTGTTCAAATAACTGCAAACTATAAAAAAACACAttggaaaataaataataagtacAATGAAATTTGGCTTATGCTCAAAGTTACACTATCATCTGCAATAATGAATTAAGGGTTTTTGTACCTTGATCTATAGCTTCTTTCAATAAATTCACATTTGGCGAGGACATAAAAACTTTCACAGTGATTTTAACTTCCTCTCTGACGATACCTTGCAAAGCATTGTCTTTCTTTCCTTTAATCTAAAAGAACGATAAGTTTTCAACAATTCATTCGTTTTAAACTGAAATTGGAAAATGTTCATACATACAACCACTGGATTTTCTCCATCGTTATCGTGAAGAACAATTTTCAGTGATTCGATTAGCTGTAACAATATTTCGCAAACGTCATAGTGACTGACAGTGTCCTTCAAAACTAAGGTAAACATAACCTTCAGAATGGTTAATTTTActtgaaaaggaatttttatagaaaCTTACTTCGTCTGCAGGATTCTGGCTTGGTTTAGTTTTAGATTCATTCAAGGAGAGTATATTCCCCGTGCATATCAGAACATTTGGCGACAGCATAGTGCAGCATAAAATCACAGAAGAACTTTAGCGAAAGGTGTATGGTTGCCTAGCCGAACTTCTAACGGAAACTGATAGCTATCCAGCGATCGTAGTTTAACTTTTTCTGATAGTGCTTAATCACCGGTGACTTCTCTGACGAGGCAATTTTCCGTCTAAAGATAAAGTCAGGCTCCCTGAATCGAAACTTTGTGAAACATGTGCACGTGTTTTCATGGCTCTAATACTCTTAATTCTTATCTTCGCTCGGAATCAGAACAATTTGGCATTGAATTATGCAATTGATTTGTTAATGTATCAAAACGTTTGAAGaacatttcaaaaatatatttctactaAAACAAGAATCCTGgccaatttcattttcataaaTGTGATCGCACCGATCGTTTATTTTGTCGTGGAAGATTTTTAAATGAACCTAGCAGTAAGAATGATATCGATCTTCTGGATTTGCAAGGCGACCACTTTGCTCAACGATTATAAACAATTCACAAGAATAATAAGAGTAATATTTTTCGTTTCATCGATCTGTAATTTTGTTCAACATATCACCGCGTAGTAAAGCGACGATAACTAAACATTCGTATCATTTATCCTTgtgatatatttaaaaaatgacgtTACGTTACCCTTATCTTTCGCACCAAGCGTATGCGTATATCACAATATATCAATCGAGTGTTCGCTACCAAGAACTGAACTCAAGTTTAACATACGAAATAACAGAAAGTGTTACAGTTTATTCTACTCAGCGGTAAACTACcgtcaacatttttaatttttggtgtCGTTAGATTGGTCGATTTCCAGGTATTATTACAGGAAACATCATTGCTCCTTTACAGACGTAATACCAGTAATACCTCCACCACTTTTTGTCGACCAATGACGAAAGAGAATATAAAGTGTCGTAAAATTTTGAAATGCTGTTAGCGAGACAACATGTCATTTCTACATGAAATGATATCGTGCAATACTGCAATCGTTAAAGAAATAGaagacatatatatatatatatatatatatatatatattattatgttaCATATTATTATGTTACATATTACGTATTAAATATTGTCACATTATCAATTCGTAAAAAAGCTTTACTGTTCAAATTATATGAAAcactataataatatttaaaaaataacagAAAACCAGAAACAAAACGCGATTCTATTAGACGTGTTATGGATTAGTAGGGATAGAAGTGGAACACTGACAAAGACAAAAAATAGGGAAATGCTGTAACTGTAATGAACTGTAAGAACATTGTAATATTTATTACGTaccaatacattttttaaatcacGAATACTTGCATCttgtatctatatatatatatatatatatatatatatataagtagaTGAAACTTGCGCGCGAATCGGCGTGCAAGGACACTGAAAACTAGTTCTCGGAAACCGACGGAGTTTCGCCTCTATAAATATTATGTATCATGACTGTGATCTCTCTATAAAACACATACACCGTGATGAGAACTGTGACGTGCAAA is part of the Lasioglossum baleicum chromosome 6, iyLasBale1, whole genome shotgun sequence genome and harbors:
- the Gclm gene encoding glutamate-cysteine ligase modifier subunit; this encodes MLSPNVLICTGNILSLNESKTKPSQNPADELIESLKIVLHDNDGENPVVIKGKKDNALQGIVREEVKITVKVFMSSPNVNLLKEAIDQVCSYLNTNAIDSLVIAYSGKEDLLSSLKQLWVGVEEYVGLGKLSSVGLSDVSTNLFIDLFQWANVKPNIVQITLATCCVVPPALQTFTQENYVQLLTHNDPDQILSEEELNKIVNGNARLHWVTRYQIHVKCRGILSSKGYLVYINKTT